A region of the Deltaproteobacteria bacterium genome:
ATAATCAAAAGGGCAGAAATTCCAATACTGGTTAGTGTATAACCTCTCCTAATTTGAATATTGGTAAATACATAGCGATGACGATGAAACCTATTATTCCTCCCAGAACAACGATCATTACAGGTTCCATTATGGAAGTAAGATTTTTAACGGTATCATCTACCTCCGCTTCATAGAATCTGGAAACATTTTCTAACATTTCATCTAATGCACCTGTCTCCTCTCCTACAGATATCATTTGAACAACCATCGGTTCAAATATATGCGCCTGCGAGAAAGCATTGGCTACAGTTTCTCCCTTTCTGATCTTGTCTCTTATTGAAGAGAGCGCATCTTCTATAACTTTATTTCCCGCTGTTTTAACAGCAATATTAATGGCTTCCAAAAGTGGTAATCCACCTTTTACCAATGAAGAAATTGTAGTAGACAGGCGAGCAACAATTCCTTTGTTGATTAATTTGCCGAACAGAGGTAGGTGAAGTAAAACATTATCTATAAACTTTCTTGCTCTCTCGTTTCTTTTGTGTAAGAGTTTAATTATTATCACAAGCGCGATGATGCCCAATATAATAGGTAAAAACGCTTTTCTAACAAACATGCTTATATTGATTATTATTGTTGTAGGCAGAGGTAAATGCATGCCCGCAGACTGATAAATTCCAGCAAAAGTGGGAATGACTTTTACCAGTATAAGAATGATTACTGCTATAGCCACTATACTTACAATAACAGGGTAAGCCAGTGCACCTTTAATCTTTCTTTTTAAAGTTAGTGACCTTTCTAAAAGGGCAGCTATATTTTCTAAAGATTCATCAAGATTGCCACCCATTTCTCCTGCTTCTACTGTACTTGT
Encoded here:
- a CDS encoding type II secretion system F family protein, yielding MPTFKWKGKNKTGNSLRGNIDAISEQSAILKLKQQGLIPVSLKPTTEKRKITLPIKRKVNQKELMTSTKQLFVMLKSGVSLTKSIDVLANQQKNAKFAEILRDVKKNIEEGLSFADALRKHKNVFPPLYTSTVEAGEMGGNLDESLENIAALLERSLTLKRKIKGALAYPVIVSIVAIAVIILILVKVIPTFAGIYQSAGMHLPLPTTIIINISMFVRKAFLPIILGIIALVIIIKLLHKRNERARKFIDNVLLHLPLFGKLINKGIVARLSTTISSLVKGGLPLLEAINIAVKTAGNKVIEDALSSIRDKIRKGETVANAFSQAHIFEPMVVQMISVGEETGALDEMLENVSRFYEAEVDDTVKNLTSIMEPVMIVVLGGIIGFIVIAMYLPIFKLGEVIH